CTCCTTCGCCCCGACGACCTCGCTGTTCAAGCTGAAGAAGGTGGTGCCCGACGAGGAGATCCCGGGCACGATGATGATCGGACACACGCCCCCGGTCGTGATCCAGGCCTTCATCTTCATCGCGATCATCAGCGTGGAACCGACGACGCTCTTCGTCCTCATCGCGGCCGCCGTGCTGGGGGCGTGGCTGGGCGCGGGGATCGTCGCCCGGCTGCCCCGCTACCGGATCCAGGTCGGCATGGGAGTCGCGCTCCTCATCGCCGCCGCCACCTTCCTCATGGCGATCTTCGAGATCACCGCCGTGGGCGGGGAAGCGTCCGGCCTGTCGGGCGGGTCGCTCGCCCTCGCGGCGGGCTGCCTCTTCGTGCTCGGGGCGCTCATGACGATCGGGATCGGGATCTACGCCCCGACGATGATCGTCGTCAGCCTCATGGGACTGAACCCGGCCGTCGCCTTCCCGATCATGATGGGCGCGTCCGCCTTCCTCATGCCGGTGGCGGGCCTGCGTTTCCTGAAGGCGGGACGCTACGGCCTCCGCGCCGCCCTCGGCCTCGCGATCGGCGGGATCCCGGCCGTCCTCATCGCGGCGTTCATCGTCCGCTCGCTCCCCCTCGACGCGATGCGCTGGCTCGTCGTCGTCGTCGTCCTCTACGCCGCGATC
The DNA window shown above is from Candidatus Palauibacter scopulicola and carries:
- a CDS encoding sulfite exporter TauE/SafE family protein, translated to MPDLSDPRLYLFSVLALFTAGLLAAWARAAAAATRAGRERDGWRGRPSLFELAVGFGTNFFDTLGIGSFAPTTSLFKLKKVVPDEEIPGTMMIGHTPPVVIQAFIFIAIISVEPTTLFVLIAAAVLGAWLGAGIVARLPRYRIQVGMGVALLIAAATFLMAIFEITAVGGEASGLSGGSLALAAGCLFVLGALMTIGIGIYAPTMIVVSLMGLNPAVAFPIMMGASAFLMPVAGLRFLKAGRYGLRAALGLAIGGIPAVLIAAFIVRSLPLDAMRWLVVVVVLYAAIAMLRSVLHERRSRAAGTGG